In the Mya arenaria isolate MELC-2E11 chromosome 11, ASM2691426v1 genome, one interval contains:
- the LOC128208818 gene encoding uncharacterized protein LOC128208818 produces the protein MSRSNQSHGVSDALNQTYGRYSLSQDEAFYEANPSSRGRDGRVEPARTSSYSMRSGQGSSQLQEQLQRQRSKEASKQMLSTVYGNTISMLEEFESREQQGRHRLPKSHIPTPDQSWKTNEDIQSVLETQLMCLETQRKSCPNDARNELLDDLKRKTIHWASVREENNCPRQQTDKYAAKIYEILDKGKTDHAFNHRPRPVITERTIRETMPHIMRGKHDQMELDRQFRDDRNRMSRTPAVRRATGRNVVKLGSSRIGKENPHLQFSLDAQDDGYFDNK, from the exons ATGAGCAG GTCAAATCAGTCTCACGGAGTGTCTGATGCGTTGAACCAAACTTACGGACGATATTCTTTGTCCCAAGATGAGGCCTTTTATGAAGCGAATCCCAGCTCTCGTGGACGGGATGGTAGAGTAGAACCTGCAAGGACCAGTTCGTACTCAATGCGAAGCGGACAAGGATCAAGCCAGTTGCAAGAGCAACTGCAGCGTCAGAGATCGAAAGAAG caaGCAAACAGATGTTAAGCACAGTTTATGGAAATACGATTTCAATGCTTGAAGAATTTGAAAGTAGGGAACAACAAGGTCGCCACCGGCTTCCAAAGTCCCATATTCCTACTCCTGACCAGTCGTGGAAAACCAACGAGGAT ATTCAGAGTGTGTTGGAAACGCAGCTCATGTGTTTAGAAACTCAAAGAAAATCCTGTCCAAATGATGCTCGCAACGAATTGCTGGATGATCTAAAGAGGAAAACGATACACTGGGCATCTGTTCGTGAAGAAAACAATTGTCCTAGGCAACAAACGGACAAGTATGCCGCTAAGATCTACGAGATTCTGGACAAAGGGAAGACTGACCATGCCTTTAATCATCGCCCAAG ACCAGTCATCACCGAGAGGACAATTCGCGAAACAATGCCGCACATCATGAGGGGAAAACATGATCAAATGGAACTTGACAGACAATTTCGAGACGATAGAAACAGAATGTCTAGAACTCCAGCAGTGAGACGTGCTACAGGACGCAATGTTGTTAAATTAG GGAGTTCCCGAATCGGAAAAGAAAATCCTCACCTGCAGTTCTCACTCGATGCTCAAGACGACGGTTATTTTgacaacaaataa